CTCATAGTCTGCGGCGGAGGGTATCATGCTTTCTGGGAAGCGGTGTACTTTGAAAAAGAATTCATACCAATACCCATGCCACGACTTCATGAAAACCAGCATCAGCGCATCGAATTATGCAAAGATTATCATTTCACGGAAAACGGCGCGGACGAGCTGGCCGACATCATCATGGCCCTTTAATACAAGCCCGTCCCCGTCCCCTCTCAGTGAAAAATCCGGTATGCGATATCCGACAGCCTCAGAAGCAGGTTATAGGCCGAATGATCGGTCACGGTATGACTCCCGTCTTCCACATTCTTGATATACCGGTGCATACTCTTCAATTCCTCCCGGTCAATCCAGAAGGCGCCGCAGGAGGGACAGTAATCCATGATTATATCGGAATAGTCGAGAAAGTTAATCTTTTTCATGATGACATTTCTGCAGTCCAGGCAGGTAAGGGCCGGCTGCCGGTCTTCGTGGGGGGCGTCATCAATGGAGCACGATTCCACATCGCCGCCGCTCTCTTTCAGCATCTGGTTGAGCTGGTGCTGGTGCACCCACATGCCGTTGCACGACCGGCAGATGAGAATATTCTCACCCTCTACTTTTTCATGAACCATGACATCGTTGCATCGCGGACAATCCATACGGTCCTCTCCTTGTTTAAATCCTCATGTCTCCCGCCGTACCTGTGCCGGGATTAGTCTCATTATCCGGTTAAAAAGCAAAAAGTCAAGTCAAAGAGAGAATCCGTCAGAGAATATTTTCTCCGGGTATACTCATTTTTTACTTGAATCTGTCGCGTACACCCCGTTTATAGACTGAGGAATATGTCACCGCACATAGACAGTTATTCAATTTTATATATCACAGCACACTGCCAAACAAAAGGGGTACACAATGCTTGAAGACAGAGACGCCGTTATAATCAGCGCCGTACGTACACCGCTGGGATCATTCATGGGAGGCCTTTCAGAAACAGGGGCCACGGACCTGGGCGCCATGGTCATTGAAGAGGCCATAAAAAGAGCGGGAATCGCCAGGGACAATATTCAGGAGGTAATGATGGGCCAGGTTCTTCCCCTGGGGTACGGACAGAACCCGGCGCGGCAGGCGGCCATGAAGGCCGGGATTCCCATGGACGCGGGCTGCGTAACCATGAACAAGGTCTGCGGCTCGGGCCTCATGACCATTATGATGGCCTCGGAACTGATAAAATCGGGATACACTGATATTGCCGTGGCAGGCGGCATGGAAAACATGAGCCTGGCACCTTTCTATATACCCAAGGCGCGCAAGGGAACCCGCATGGGAAACGCGGAAATCAAAGATCACATGGTCAATGACGGGCTCTGGGACGTGGTGAACGATTTCCACATGGGCATCAGCAACGACCTGATCTCGGTGAACTGGAAGGTGAGCCGCGAGGACCAGGACCGCTTCGCAGCCGAAAGCTACGCCCGCACCATGAAATCCATCGAAACGGGCCGCTTCAGGGACGAGATCATGCCCGTGCCCATGAAGGACCGCAAGGGAAACCCCTTTTATTTCGATACGGACGAATGCCCGCGGCACACCAGCTACGAGGACCTGGCAAAAATGAAACCGGCTTTCCAGAAGGAGGGCTTTGCCACGGCCGGCAACAGCTCCATCATCAGCGACGGGGCCTCGGCCGTGATCATCATGAGCTACGCAAAGGCGAAGGAAATGGGCCTGAAACCCCTGGTAAAGGTTGTGGCATCGGCCGCAGCCGGCATCGAACTCAAATATGTTCTCATGGCTCCCATCAATTCCATACCGAAAGCATGTAAAAAGGCCGGCATTGCCATAAAAGATATCGGCCTCCATGAGATAAATGAGGCATTTTCCGGCTCATCCACGGCGGTAAACCGCGTTCTGGAACTGGACCCGGCAAAGGTGAACGTGAACGGCGGCGGCGTTGCCCTGGGTCATCCCATCGGCGCTTCGGGTTCCCGGGTTCTCACCACGCTCATATACGAGATGAAACGCAGCGGAACGGCCCTGGGCCAGGCATCACTCTGTCTCGGCGGGGCCGAGGCCGTTACCATGATCGTGGAAAATGTGTGATATGATAAAGGGTCATGAACATGCACCGGCACGATAAAGACAGTCCCATCGATGCCATGGGGAAAATTCTCCAAGGTATCGCGCCCGGGGCCGAAAACCGGACCGGCGATACGTATATCAATGCCATCCGCAACGAGTTCATGACCTTCGACGGAACCATCACCGTGCCGCGAATTCCCGTGAAGGAGCTGGATATGGCCACGTCCCTGGACCTGGTGCGTGACCTGGTTCCCTTCATCCCGGAATTTCTCCGCGACCACACCGTGCTGGAAAAACGCAATCCACCGGCAGAGCAGCATCACATTCATCTTGTACGAAAACTCCGCGGCAAAGTCATGGACTTCACCCATATCTTCAAACTCGATTTCAAGTTCGGCGGCGATACCTCCACAATCATCGAACGGGGCACCTCGGACTGGTATCCCTCGTATACCACGGGCCGCATCTATTACAAATCGCGTCTCATCCCGGAGAACAGCGTACACCGCCATGAAAGCACTGCTCTCATCCGCCCCATACGCATTCGTGACGCCAACGAGGTGGAATCGGACCAGTTTTTCCACACCTTCGCCATTTTCGAGGACCTGAACGAACGGGAACTGACCAGGGAATTGCTGGGAAAAATAGACGGCGAGATCTTCCCCGTCTCCCCGGAGATCTACCCCTTCATTGTATATGACTATTTCTCGGCCTGCCTGAACATTCTCTATCCCGACGGAGCTGCATTAACCGAAGCAGTACGGATATACGAGCCCCTGTTTATCTATATTTACAGCCGGTTCCGGAACATCAGGGGTCTCATTAACATGAACTCCGTCATGGATCAATTCAGCGAAGAACTTACCACGGACGGCCAGGACCTGGCCATGACCGATGCATTCCGCGAACAACTGAAAAATTACTTCAGCCGCTTCAGCATATCGCGCGACGACGACATGATGGTTCGGGGATGGTGGAAGTTTGGTATTGCCCCCTAAATCCCCCGGAGGGGGACTTTGAGAAAAAAATTTCCCGATAAAAAAGGTTGTGGTGATATGAAAAACAAAATTTCTTCAGGCATTATTATCGCCCTCATGCTCCTGTTCACAATAGGCTGTTCCCGTGAGCTTGCTGTGAAAAGTGCCGCGCTCGGTTCCAACTTGTCTCCTGACGGAACTATCAGCGATAATAGCCTCGTGTTCACATTCAAAAAGCCCGATCCGGGAGCAGCGACGCGCGATCTCTTCAACTTCATCTACTTCGAAGGCGACACGGTCTGCTTCAGCTTTAAACTTACCCGAAAAGTCAATGAGAAGGATGTGGATATACAATTCATCGAACCGTCAACGGGGTCCGGTTTTAAAGCCGAACGCATCGATTTCATAGACGATAACGTGTCGGGATTTTCACTCCTGGGCAGCCTGCTGGAACAGTTTTACCGCGACCGCCTCACGCAGCCCCTGCCGGAGAAGGCCTTCTGCTGCGACACGATTCCTTTTTCTGTTCGGCTTGTTCTTCACGGGGAAAAGGGTGATGTCATTCATGAGAAGAAGGGGAGTTTCGAGATACGGTACCGCGACTGACTCATTCCGCAAACCGGACTCAATCCCCGTCAGTCGCGCCATCGTGAATATATTTACATAACAGCCGGTTGACGGTCACGGCTCCACATCGATAATATCCTTTAAGCTCGTTGATTTTTCCATGATGGAACCGGTAAATTCCAGTATTTTCTGATTCGCCTGGGCTATCTCCTGGGCTATCTCCGAGAGGCGGAAAACCGTTTTTATATTTTCTTCCATGGACGTGTTCTGTTCTTGCGTGGCATCGGCGATATCCCGGGACATGGTTTCCATAACGTCGGCCTGTTTCACCACTTCGTTTATGGCATCACCCTGGCCGGTGAGCACTGTCTTGGTCTCTTCAATAAGCACGTTTATATCCTCAATACTCCTGAAAATAACGGCTATAGAATCTTTCGTCTTATTGACAATGCTCATTCCCTCCTGAATGTCATGGATAATGCTTTTTATTTTAGAGGATATTTCCTTGGAATTATCTGAAGTGGCCGTGGCCAGTTTACCTATCTCGTCGGCCACCACGGCGAAACCACGTCCGTGCTCTCCGGCCCTGGCTGCCTCAATGGCGGCGTTCAGAGAAAGGAGGTTTATGCGGTCCGTTATATCATCGATCATGACCATGATGTCGTCAATAGCCTTGCCGCCACGATCGATAAGCTCCATTCGCTCGATCATCCTGGACAGGTCAGAGCCTGTTTCCTTTGCCGTGTCAGTAATCACCGCAACGCCTTCAAGCACCTTGAAACTCACCCTGGCCACGTTTTTCTGTGACCCCGTGAGCACATTGGTAAACTCCCGCGTCTTCTGCCCTTCATCTTTCTGTACCACGGTTGCGTCATGGATGCGCTCATTGGATGAGGTCAACTCCTCAAAGGCCGCGGACATCTCCTCGCTCGTGGCTGCCTGCTCCGTAGACAGCACACCGAAATTATTGCCGATCACAGCCAGTTCCCTGCTGATCTCGAATAAATCACGGGAAATACCGGTGATGGTTCCCACGGTTTTTTCAAGGAAATTCGTTCTCTCCCTGGCTACCCGCTCGTTCTTTTCCAGATCAATGTTGAATTTCTGGAGCTCCTTCTTCATCGTGTTAATCTTGTCAGCAAGTCCGAATGAAAAGATTAAAATAACCATGGATGACCCGATCTGTATGGCCCAGTTGGTGATAAACGTCGAGGGTAAAATACCAAATGACTTCAAAACATAGAGGACCGCGCCTACGACGAGAGCAGAAAAGGCGACGATACAAAAACGGGCCTCACGGGATCTTCTTAAGAAAAGAACGACCCCGATTATGGCGAGAAAAACGGCGCCGATCCCTGAACCGGCTGTCGAAAGCTTGATGCTCAGGGCATAGTTGCCGGTAAAAGATACCAGGCTGACAAGAAAAATCGGAAGCAGAATGCCGTAAATAATGAAACGATGCACTATGGGTCTTAATTTTTTTGTTTCAATATAGCGCACGATAAACAGGCCAGCGGTGACGATACAGTTGAGCATGAAAAACGGAAGGCAGTTATTGGCCCACCAGACCGATTGGGGCCACAGGTACTGGAAGGCAAAACCGTTCAGCGTTGACTGGAAAAGGATGAAGGTGATGATAAAAAGCGAATAAAAGATATAGGTGCTTTCCCTCACGGAGATGAAAAGGAAAAGATTATAAAGGGCCATAACCAGCATGAGGCCGAAATATATCCAGAATACGGGAAACTCTATATTCATACGCTTGATATAACTTCTTGCAGACCACAGGACAGGAACAAAATTCAGGGAACTGGCGGTCTGAAAACGAATATAATAGGTGTGTAAACCCTGGCCGGCGTTGAGGAGAAAAACGAAATTCCGGTCCACGATATCCCGCTCAATGAAGGGCCGGCGATCGCCGGTTTTCAGTACAGTAAAGGTTCCATCCTCAGCCGGGGCATACAGTTCGATATAGTCTATCATGGGATAATTGATCTCAAAATAGCATCCCTGGGAAGACCTCTGCCGGTTGTCCACGGTAAAGGAAAACCAATAGACCGGCGGATTAAAGCCGAAATTAAAACCGTCACCCGATGATTCCAGCCAGTCCTGTTTTTTTTCGGCCACATCCCTTATGGAAAAAGAACCCTCCCTGTCCGTAAGATACCGCATATTCCTGCCGATACGATACGACTCCAGGTCATCGGTGATTACAATGGGTTCAGCTGCAAAAAGAGGGGCCGAGACAAGAATCATCATTATGCATGCCTGTATGATATAACAGCGTCGCATATCTATTTCTCCTTAAATCCGGTCTTTCCGTTCCTGATGTTTCCCGCGTTCGAATCTATGCCATATCATTCTGTCATAATCCTGTTATGCGGACAAATTTCTAATTGAACTGACGTGTCAGTTTTACCGATGATCCGGAACTGTCAACTTCTATTCAGAATATTGAACGCGGTTCTTTCCAATGAATACCTGCTCGGTCAATTTTCCCTCCCGGAATGATCAAGAGGTGTGCTATGCACACTACCGCAAACCGATGTTCGGCAGAGCGGAGATTTTTATGGAGCAATGCTATTTTAAATCTTCTTCGAAAAAAAATCGGCATTTTCCGAAACAAAAATTTCTGCGTTGGGATTCTCTTTTATTCTCCCGATTTTTGCGGTGATATAATAGGGTGTCAATGCATGGGGCAGATCATCCCACTGGTTCATGAGATGGGTAAGGTCGGAAATATCGCCTTTACCTGTTGTTATAGGCCGTACAGTCATTTCTTTCGGTCTCTTTTGGGATCGGGGATAGTATCACACCGGAATATGATATGCGAAAGAATCGTTCCGGTCAAGAGATATTTCTCTTCATCATGTAGGCCTTTTCCCATGAAAAACACCGACAAAGCTGAAACACTTTTTTTCCTTGCCTTTCTGCCCGATTCCGGTAATCCTTTCTCCAAAAAGGACCTCGATCAGCGGTTCCCATCATTCACACACAAGGAGCACAACAATGCCTGATACCACCCTCACGGGGAAAAAAGCCCCGCGGCAGGAGGAAACCTGTCCCGATGCAAATGAGAGAAAAATCATAAGGCCCGAGTTCAGGGGATCCGCTTCTGAATACTTCAGGATATGGATAGTAAACTCCGGACTCTCCATCATCACCCTGGGGATATATTCTCCCTGGGCAAAGGTCAGGAACAGGCAGTACCTCTACGGAAATACCGTTCTTGATTCATCGGCCTTTCAGTATACGGCCAATCCCCTGAATATTCTGAAAGGAAGAATAATCGCCGCTTCCATTTTCGGCCTCTTTGCCCTGAGCAACAGGTTTTTCCCTGAATTCGCCCCGCTGCTTTTCCTCGCCGTGTGGCCCCTGGTCCCCTGGTTCGTGGTGAAGGCACTGCGCTTCAAGTCACGATACACAGTATATAGAAACATACCTTTTCAATTTGCCGGTTCGGTAAAGGAGGCCTACAAGTACTGGTTCTGGATGTATTTTCTCATGCCTCTGACCATGGGCCTTATCATACCCTATCTTGAATACCGGCAGAAAAAATACATCATTAATGAAAACAGATACGGCAAAACCCCCTTTGTTTTTTCAGGCAAATGGGAACCCTTTCTGGTCTATTACATACTGGGCGGGCTTATTTCTTTCGGCCTCATGTTTTTGGCGGGCGCTCTCATGGCCGGATCATATTTTGCGATAATGGCTCTGACCGGAACGGCCCTGCCGAATACAACGGACGACACGGCCTTTTTAATACCCCTTATGACCCTCATATACACCCTGTATATTATGGCCATTTTGTTTTTTATGTCCTACAAGAACACCTCGGTCTTTAATTATATCGCAAACAATACCTCGCTTGGATCCCTATCCTTTACCAGTTCCCTCAAGGTGAAGAAAATTTTCCTGATATATCTAGGCAATTTATTTGCCGTTCTTTTATCCCTAGGGCTCCTCTATCCCTGGGCCCTGGTGAGGCTCCTGAGATATCGCATAGACAACATCTATCTTGAAACAGACTCGGACCTTGATTCCTTCGCGGCCGCTGAGGACCAGAAAATTTCAGCAACGGGGGAAGAAATAGGGGAGGTATTTGACTTTGACCTCAGTATATAAGATTCCCGCCAATTATTTCCAGCCGGGACGGTCTGTTAAACTCGAGGCGGAAATAAGAATTGAAACAAACATGATAACCATTGTCCTGCCCGACAACAGTGTCCAGAAGTATCTCCTGGACACCGTTACGTTCAGCGACCGGGTAGGCAACACGCCCTGCACCATAAGGCTCCCTGACGGGGGCCTCGTGGAAATATTCGACAACGAGGCCCTGGACAGCCTGCTGGGGATACTGCCCGTGAAAACAAGGGGCCGGTTTGTCCACCTTGTCGAAGAAAAATGGCCTTACATGCTGGCGAGCCTTGCGGCAATCGCCGCCAGCATGTTCCTCATCTTATGGTTCGGCGTTCCACTCCTGTCAAAAACGATCGCGGAGAAAACCCCGCGTCGCGTCTCGGAGATGATGACGGATAAAATAATGGCAATCTTCGACAACAGGCTCCTGGCCCCGTCCGGTTTAACAAAAAAAACACAGGCCCGGTACACCCGTTACTTCAGAAAGATGACATCGCGGCTCGATGAAAATGATAAATTTCACTACAGGCTCCTTTTCAGAGAAGGCAACGCCATAGGGGCCAATGCCCTGGCCATGCCCGACGGGAGGATAATCATCACCGACGAGCTTGTCAGACTCATATCCAATGAACATGAATTTGCCGGGGTGATGGCCCATGAAGCGGGCCATGTTGTGCATCATCACGGTCTCAGGATGGCTTTGCAGGGCTCCATGGCCGCCATTGTGATGATATTCCTCACGGGCGACATGCTCTCCTCGTCATCAATTATCGCGGCCATGCCGGGGATACTGGTGGAAAGGGGATATTCCCGTGACTTCGAAAGGGAGGCTGACCTTTTTGCCCTGCGGTACATGAAAAATAACGGCATTCAGCCAAAACACCTGGCTTCGCTGCTGCTGAAGATTGAAAAGCAGCAGAATATGTCCGACAACTCGAGCATCCTTTCAACACATCCGCCCACTTCGGAGAGGATTCAGTTGTTGAAATAAGAGGGTTGCGGCAGGTAGCTCCCTGCCGGGGAGGGTGTCCCGAAGTTGCCTCCGGGAGGTTCTGGCCTTTATCAAAGGCCGTGGAGGATGTCCCGGTGTGGCCGGGACTGGCCGTGTTAGGGGGTGGTTGCACGACCACCCCCTAACGACCCCCGCGTGGTCGCTGGCCGCGACGGGCTGGGACTTTTTGTAACAGAATATTTTCTCAGTGAAGGCTGCGGACGCATCCTGCTTGTCCTCGCCTACAGCCTCATGCGCTCACCCGTCCATGGGTTCGCTTTCTGCTGTGTTTGTTCATGCCTGGAATTTCATTTAAACTTTAAACCTTGAACTGGATTTTGCACTGTCCTGTCAGGCTCACGCGCTGCTGTTTACTTCTTGCCGGAATCCACACCCTCAGTCGCCAGACTTCCTTCCTCTTATCCACACCGCCGTAATCCACGTCCTTCACATTCACAGCCCGGCGGGTGATCTCTTCCATGCACTCTCCGAAATAGTCCAGGAAGGAGGCAATAACGATTGCAGAGTCCTTTGACCGGCCTACCATGCGGTAGTAGGAAAGTAGTATTGAATCACGAAAAACCTGTCGCCTTATATTCAAGGCAAGTTGCAGTGATATTCAGTACAGAGTTTTGAGAGATTTTGATCGAAGGTAAATACACGGTATTTGCGGGAAAGAGCCGAGACGAGGATATTGACATCAACCCATCCGATACCTCTGCTGTTGACCTGCTCTTCACGAATAAATTGATAGACCGTCTCTTCATCCGTCACCGGAATCTTCTCAAGAACACCAAGCAGCTCTTCAGCCTTTACAGTAAGGCCGCCCAGGAGCAGTTCCCCGTACACGTAGGGATGCAGGAGGCACTGATTTTCCACAATCAGGTCCTTCAGGGGAAGGGCCTTTTTTTCACCCTTAAAAAAAGAGACCCACACATTGGTATCGATAATGATCACGAGGGTCGTCGCCTACCCGGTGCCATTATGTTTTTATCACTGCCAAAAAGATTGGCCAGTTCCCTTCTCTGATGAGATGCTATGATTTCTTTCAGACCGGTTTCGATTGCCTCGGTTTTTGTTCTCGCGCCGCAAATTTTCATGGCCTCGTCGAGAAGTTCATCATTGATATTTATGGTTGTTTTCATATGTATAATATATACATATTGATACATACGGTCAAGAATATTTTTGATTGCCCTGGCACCAGGGCGCGGTGGGGTTGTGGCCTTGATCAAAGGCCGGTGAGGGGTCCCGGCGTGGCCGGGACTGGCCCCCGGTTCAATAGTTCCTGAAAACTCTTTCCTATATATTGCAAACATATCGGCCGGATTGGAATGATCAACTGCGGGACGGTTTTTTAACCTTTACGAATCCATTTTCACCATATTTGATTTTTTGTTCATCGAAGGTCAGCAGGGTCGCATCGAGGACTCGCGCGGTTGCCACTATCATTCTATCGGCAGGATCACCATGAAAATCCCCCGGTAATACCGTACTCTCATAAGCAACTTCCGGCGACAGGGGATGAATACTGATGCCTGGAGCGGCGGTTACATTCCTGATCCAATCCAGTGTATTCTCTGATAAGGAAATACGTTCTTTTGAAACAAGCATGGCAATTTCCCACATGCAGATAGCGGGAATTATGATCGAATGATCCTTGAGTGCCTTATTAATATACGACAGAAAACCTGATTTTCTGATTCTTTCATCACCATTGACCAGCCATATTAAAACATGCGTATCCAGCACAATCATTTTTCGGCATCCCAGGTTTCAGGTATTGGTTTTGTTATATCATCATGAATCGTTACGGTATCTTTCATGTAGCCGAAAATTGTGTGCCCGGGCTTCGATGAGTATGGAATCAGTTTAGCAACGGGTTTCCCGTGTTTTGTAATAACAACTTCTTCGTGATACATGTTTACACGATCCATTATTCTTAAACATTTTGCTTTAAATTCAGCAGCTGATATCTGCATAACGATTTCACCAAGTGGTCATATTTATATAGTCATAATAACGTATAAACGTTTAAACGTCAACATATTCTATATATTTTAACCGTTTAATCCGGTGTGGCGGTGTTGACAAGGAGTCCCCTGCCGTGTAATGCACCTTCGGTGGGATTCTGGCCTTTATCAAAGGCCGGGTGAGGGTGTCCCGGTGTGGCCGGGACTGGAACACGAGGAAGGGGCAGCGCCGCCCCCTCCTCGACCTCCCCGGCGGTCGCTGGCCGCGACGGGCTTGGACTTTTTGTAGCAGAATATTTT
The window above is part of the Spirochaetae bacterium HGW-Spirochaetae-1 genome. Proteins encoded here:
- a CDS encoding acetyl-CoA C-acyltransferase, with protein sequence MLEDRDAVIISAVRTPLGSFMGGLSETGATDLGAMVIEEAIKRAGIARDNIQEVMMGQVLPLGYGQNPARQAAMKAGIPMDAGCVTMNKVCGSGLMTIMMASELIKSGYTDIAVAGGMENMSLAPFYIPKARKGTRMGNAEIKDHMVNDGLWDVVNDFHMGISNDLISVNWKVSREDQDRFAAESYARTMKSIETGRFRDEIMPVPMKDRKGNPFYFDTDECPRHTSYEDLAKMKPAFQKEGFATAGNSSIISDGASAVIIMSYAKAKEMGLKPLVKVVASAAAGIELKYVLMAPINSIPKACKKAGIAIKDIGLHEINEAFSGSSTAVNRVLELDPAKVNVNGGGVALGHPIGASGSRVLTTLIYEMKRSGTALGQASLCLGGAEAVTMIVENV
- a CDS encoding DUF2191 domain-containing protein yields the protein MKTTININDELLDEAMKICGARTKTEAIETGLKEIIASHQRRELANLFGSDKNIMAPGRRRPS
- a CDS encoding PIN domain nuclease; translation: MIVLDTHVLIWLVNGDERIRKSGFLSYINKALKDHSIIIPAICMWEIAMLVSKERISLSENTLDWIRNVTAAPGISIHPLSPEVAYESTVLPGDFHGDPADRMIVATARVLDATLLTFDEQKIKYGENGFVKVKKPSRS
- a CDS encoding type II toxin-antitoxin system prevent-host-death family antitoxin, which translates into the protein MQISAAEFKAKCLRIMDRVNMYHEEVVITKHGKPVAKLIPYSSKPGHTIFGYMKDTVTIHDDITKPIPETWDAEK